The proteins below come from a single Vibrio natriegens NBRC 15636 = ATCC 14048 = DSM 759 genomic window:
- a CDS encoding YbaB/EbfC family nucleoid-associated protein, with protein sequence MFGKGGMGNLMKQAQQMQDRMQKLQEEIANMEVTGESGAGLVKVTITGSHNVRRVDIDESLMEDDKEMLEDLIAAAFNDAARRVEETQKEKMASVTGGMQLPPGMKMPF encoded by the coding sequence ATGTTTGGTAAAGGCGGTATGGGCAACCTTATGAAGCAAGCCCAGCAAATGCAAGATCGCATGCAAAAGCTTCAAGAAGAAATCGCGAATATGGAAGTAACTGGCGAGTCTGGTGCTGGTCTAGTTAAAGTTACAATCACTGGTAGCCACAATGTACGTCGTGTTGACATCGATGAAAGTTTGATGGAAGACGACAAAGAAATGCTGGAAGATTTGATTGCGGCTGCATTCAACGATGCGGCTCGTCGCGTTGAAGAAACTCAAAAAGAGAAAATGGCTTCTGTAACTGGCGGTATGCAACTACCACCAGGTATGAAAATGCCATTCTAA
- the aqpZ gene encoding aquaporin Z, translating into MNKYLAEAFGTFWLVLGGCGSAVLAAGFPEVGIGLLGVALAFGLTVLTMAFAIGHISGCHLNPAVTIGLWAGGRFEKKEVLPYIIAQVIGGIIAGGALYVIASGQIGFDIVASGFAANGYGEHSPGQYSMLAALVTEIVMTMMFLIVIMGATDKRAPEGFGPIAIGLCLTLIHLISIPVTNTSVNPARSTAVAIYLGDWAISQLWLFWIAPIIGGIVGAIIYKNLLASDSSN; encoded by the coding sequence ATGAATAAATATTTGGCTGAGGCTTTTGGTACGTTCTGGTTGGTACTAGGTGGTTGTGGTAGTGCGGTATTGGCCGCTGGATTTCCCGAAGTCGGCATCGGACTGTTAGGCGTGGCTCTGGCATTTGGTTTAACCGTTCTCACCATGGCATTTGCTATTGGCCATATTTCCGGCTGCCACTTGAACCCTGCCGTGACAATTGGCCTTTGGGCTGGCGGTCGTTTTGAGAAGAAAGAGGTTTTACCTTACATCATCGCTCAGGTCATTGGCGGTATCATCGCGGGTGGCGCCTTATACGTGATTGCATCGGGTCAAATTGGCTTTGATATTGTCGCCTCAGGATTTGCAGCGAACGGTTACGGTGAGCACTCACCCGGCCAATACTCGATGTTAGCCGCTTTAGTGACAGAAATCGTCATGACCATGATGTTCTTGATTGTCATTATGGGCGCAACAGACAAACGAGCACCGGAAGGGTTTGGACCAATTGCTATCGGCTTGTGCCTCACGCTTATTCATTTAATCAGTATTCCTGTGACAAACACTTCGGTGAACCCTGCACGGAGTACCGCTGTGGCTATTTATCTCGGTGACTGGGCCATCTCTCAATTATGGCTGTTCTGGATTGCGCCAATCATTGGGGGTATTGTGGGTGCGATTATCTATAAAAACCTACTGGCTTCAGATTCAAGCAATTAA
- a CDS encoding alkaline phosphatase, whose translation MKRLAYPVVTALAASTLSFNALSAEIKNVILMIGDGMGPQQVGLLETYANHAPHSIYKGETTALYKLAQEGVIGSSLTNPEDAIVVDSACSATMLATGIPTASEVIGIDSQGNHVETILEKAKSKGKATGLVSDTRMTHATPAAFAAHQPHRSLENDIAVDMLETEVDVLLSGGLRHWIPSSANDKGDTYKQLEKLTQGNVALKSKRKDERNLLTEAQEEGYSLAFSRDMLAEAKGDKLLGLFANSGMADGIAYSQSKNDPKRTQPSLKEMTVKALDVLSKDEDGFFLMVEGGQIDWAGHSNDAGTMLHEMIKFDEAVNSVYEWAKGRDDTLIVVTADHETGSFGFSYSSANLPKPEKRSGEAFKNRDYAPNFNFGDFSILDGLYNQKTSYYGMLDKFAALPEADRTAENLAKIINENSDFPITADQAAHIMQDKPNPYHVDGHSYLAQEQVPAIHDFDAFFPYNDRTNLIAREHATGQNTVWGTGTHTHTPVNVFAWGPAEKILPVSKIMHHSELGEFLKQQIK comes from the coding sequence ATGAAGCGCTTAGCATACCCTGTAGTTACCGCTCTTGCTGCCTCAACACTCTCTTTCAATGCCCTTTCAGCAGAGATCAAAAACGTCATTTTGATGATTGGTGATGGCATGGGCCCTCAGCAAGTAGGTCTACTTGAAACCTACGCAAACCACGCCCCGCACTCAATTTATAAAGGCGAAACCACAGCCCTTTACAAATTGGCACAAGAAGGTGTGATTGGATCTTCTTTGACTAACCCTGAAGATGCTATCGTAGTCGACTCTGCTTGCTCTGCGACGATGCTAGCGACTGGAATCCCAACCGCTTCAGAAGTAATTGGTATTGATAGCCAGGGCAACCACGTTGAAACCATTTTGGAAAAAGCCAAAAGCAAAGGTAAAGCAACTGGCTTGGTTTCTGATACGCGCATGACGCACGCTACACCAGCAGCCTTTGCCGCTCATCAACCTCACCGTTCTTTAGAAAACGACATTGCTGTCGACATGCTGGAAACAGAAGTAGATGTTCTGCTTTCTGGTGGTCTTCGTCACTGGATTCCAAGTTCAGCGAATGACAAAGGCGACACTTACAAGCAGCTTGAGAAACTCACTCAAGGTAACGTTGCCCTTAAATCTAAACGTAAAGACGAGCGCAACTTGCTAACTGAAGCTCAAGAAGAAGGCTATAGCCTAGCATTTAGCCGCGATATGTTGGCTGAAGCAAAAGGTGACAAATTACTTGGTCTTTTTGCTAACTCAGGTATGGCCGATGGCATCGCGTACAGCCAAAGTAAAAACGATCCAAAACGCACACAACCTTCTCTTAAAGAGATGACCGTAAAAGCATTGGATGTTCTATCCAAAGATGAAGACGGCTTTTTCCTAATGGTTGAAGGCGGACAAATCGACTGGGCTGGACACAGCAACGATGCGGGCACTATGCTTCACGAAATGATTAAGTTTGATGAAGCGGTGAACTCTGTTTACGAATGGGCGAAAGGACGCGATGACACACTTATCGTCGTGACGGCTGACCATGAAACTGGCTCTTTTGGCTTCAGCTATTCATCAGCGAATCTGCCAAAACCAGAGAAGCGCAGCGGCGAAGCGTTCAAAAACAGAGACTACGCGCCTAACTTTAATTTCGGTGATTTCTCTATCCTTGATGGCTTGTACAACCAAAAAACCAGTTACTACGGCATGTTGGATAAATTCGCAGCATTACCTGAAGCAGATAGAACAGCGGAAAACTTAGCTAAGATCATCAACGAGAATAGCGACTTCCCTATTACGGCAGATCAAGCTGCACACATTATGCAAGATAAGCCAAACCCATATCATGTAGACGGTCATAGCTACCTGGCACAAGAGCAAGTACCAGCTATCCACGATTTCGATGCGTTCTTCCCTTACAATGACCGCACAAACTTGATTGCGCGTGAGCATGCGACTGGCCAAAACACAGTATGGGGCACAGGTACCCACACGCATACTCCTGTAAATGTATTTGCTTGGGGACCTGCTGAGAAAATTCTCCCTGTATCTAAGATCATGCATCACTCTGAGCTGGGCGAATTCCTCAAGCAGCAAATCAAATAA
- a CDS encoding YcgN family cysteine cluster protein gives MSTPFWQSKTLEQMTEEEWESLCDGCGKCCLHKLMDEDSDEVYYTNVACSWLNSKTCSCKDYPNRFSSGEECLKLTREKIPEFNWLPLTCAYRLLAQNKPLPEWHPLITGSKSAMHAAGESVRNRVVYEIDVVDWEDHIIELPNE, from the coding sequence ATGAGCACTCCATTTTGGCAAAGTAAAACGTTGGAACAGATGACCGAAGAGGAGTGGGAGTCTCTGTGTGATGGCTGTGGTAAGTGCTGCCTTCACAAGCTCATGGATGAAGATTCTGATGAGGTGTATTACACCAATGTCGCGTGTAGCTGGTTAAACAGCAAGACATGCTCGTGTAAAGATTATCCTAATCGATTTTCTTCAGGAGAAGAGTGCCTGAAGCTTACGCGCGAAAAAATCCCGGAGTTTAACTGGTTGCCTTTAACTTGCGCTTATCGTCTTTTGGCTCAAAATAAGCCGCTACCTGAATGGCATCCACTGATTACTGGGTCTAAATCAGCGATGCACGCAGCCGGTGAGAGTGTGCGTAATCGTGTTGTTTATGAAATTGATGTTGTTGACTGGGAAGATCACATCATCGAACTACCTAACGAGTAA
- the recR gene encoding recombination mediator RecR, with protein MRTSHMLEQLMEALRCLPGVGPKSAQRMAFHLLQRDRKGGLQLADALSQAMTEIGHCSECRTFTEEDICHICTNPKRQENGQICVVESPADIAAVEATGQYSGRYFVLMGHLSPLDGIGPSDIGLDVLDYRLRRGDITEVILATNPTVEGEATAHYIAELCREHQVEASRIAHGVPVGGELELVDGTTLSHSLLGRHKL; from the coding sequence ATGCGTACCAGTCATATGCTGGAACAATTGATGGAGGCCTTACGTTGTCTACCTGGGGTTGGCCCCAAGTCGGCGCAGCGTATGGCCTTTCATTTGTTACAGCGAGATAGAAAAGGCGGCTTACAGCTCGCCGATGCTCTTAGTCAGGCAATGACGGAAATTGGCCATTGCTCAGAGTGCCGTACTTTTACTGAAGAAGACATCTGCCATATTTGTACCAATCCTAAAAGACAGGAAAACGGTCAGATCTGTGTGGTGGAAAGCCCGGCAGACATCGCAGCCGTAGAGGCGACAGGACAATACTCCGGACGATACTTTGTTTTGATGGGGCATTTATCTCCGCTTGATGGTATCGGTCCAAGTGATATTGGCTTAGATGTGCTCGATTATCGTCTTCGCCGAGGTGATATTACTGAAGTGATTCTGGCTACCAACCCAACGGTAGAAGGTGAAGCTACGGCACATTACATCGCGGAATTGTGCAGAGAGCATCAAGTCGAGGCAAGCCGAATTGCACATGGTGTTCCTGTTGGCGGTGAACTTGAACTTGTTGATGGCACCACCTTGTCACACTCACTGTTAGGTCGACACAAATTATAA
- a CDS encoding YkgJ family cysteine cluster protein: MDCRLGCGACCIAPSISSPIPGMPNGKPAGVRCVQLNDDNLCKLFGQPERPKVCHDFKPCPVVCGKTNQEALTNITELEQLT, encoded by the coding sequence ATGGATTGTCGCTTAGGCTGTGGCGCGTGTTGTATCGCCCCAAGTATCTCTTCACCGATTCCCGGCATGCCAAACGGTAAGCCCGCTGGTGTTCGTTGCGTACAACTTAACGATGACAACCTTTGTAAGCTATTTGGTCAGCCTGAGCGACCAAAAGTCTGCCATGATTTCAAACCTTGTCCCGTTGTGTGCGGAAAGACCAACCAAGAAGCGCTGACGAATATTACTGAATTAGAGCAGTTAACGTAG
- a CDS encoding D-hexose-6-phosphate mutarotase: protein MDLNTLPALTVLSDNVTVVEIDQVKVVRIIHDKATAGIALHGGHVVSYKPQGQEDLIWMSEKAVFDGKAALRGGIPVCWPWFGRIAAPAHGFARSTEWELIEHRENENGVIVELALFPSEETHQIWPHMFETRLLVEVGDELKVTLKVLNIDDEAWAFSGALHTYLNVGDVLQAQTSGMGSEYIDSLKGNEVCQGGEVLQLTDTIDRVYTQPEAQILVKDPVLGRTLSVENHGHNSAVLWNPWAEGAQSMGDMADNGYETMLCVESALHASSIDQGKTLQPGESYELVTVISAQ from the coding sequence ATGGATTTAAACACCCTTCCTGCCCTAACCGTCCTTTCTGACAATGTCACCGTAGTAGAAATCGATCAGGTCAAAGTTGTTCGTATCATTCACGATAAAGCAACCGCTGGTATCGCTTTGCACGGTGGTCATGTGGTGTCATACAAACCACAAGGTCAGGAAGATCTAATTTGGATGAGCGAAAAAGCCGTATTCGATGGCAAAGCCGCTTTACGTGGTGGTATTCCAGTGTGCTGGCCATGGTTTGGTCGCATTGCTGCACCGGCTCATGGTTTTGCACGTTCTACAGAATGGGAGCTGATAGAACACCGTGAAAATGAAAATGGTGTGATTGTCGAACTTGCGTTGTTCCCAAGCGAAGAGACACACCAAATTTGGCCTCATATGTTTGAAACTCGCCTTTTGGTAGAAGTCGGCGATGAGCTGAAAGTGACACTGAAAGTGCTGAATATCGATGACGAGGCATGGGCATTCTCTGGTGCATTGCATACTTACCTTAACGTTGGCGATGTTTTACAAGCTCAAACTTCAGGCATGGGTAGCGAGTACATCGACAGCTTGAAAGGCAACGAGGTATGTCAAGGTGGTGAAGTCCTACAACTGACCGACACCATTGACCGCGTATACACGCAGCCTGAAGCGCAGATCTTAGTCAAAGACCCTGTCTTAGGACGCACTCTGAGCGTAGAAAACCATGGCCACAACTCAGCAGTATTATGGAACCCTTGGGCAGAAGGTGCTCAGTCAATGGGAGACATGGCTGATAATGGTTACGAAACCATGCTATGCGTCGAATCAGCTCTGCATGCTTCCAGCATTGATCAAGGCAAAACCTTGCAACCAGGTGAAAGCTACGAACTGGTTACCGTTATTTCCGCACAATAA
- a CDS encoding ChaN family lipoprotein, with protein MRFSILGLAFAIVLTGCVSTPATISTPNSPDVISFYDYQLHTPSGTPVSLTDLNPELLQGDVIMIGEWHTHAGIHRFQTDMLKQLSSGKRPIALSMEQFSRDKQSVLDEYLDGQIGEQTFIQQSNAWPNYESDYRPLVEFAKRADIAVIAANAPRKIVRCIGFNGVDYLDKLDSKQRGFVAANINTDDSQYKDKFMASMHHGKPEQTEKQYAAQMTWDETMAESIVDYLTKHPGTQMVHVAGKFHIEGGLGTATSILNRNPRLNVVVITPVTDITSDSSDYQLEVLAPPVRYVKDSNRMKAFSHLITRNTDLECK; from the coding sequence ATGCGCTTTTCTATTTTAGGTCTTGCGTTTGCCATTGTGTTGACTGGTTGTGTCTCAACACCAGCAACGATATCCACTCCCAATTCTCCTGACGTGATCAGCTTTTACGATTACCAGTTGCACACCCCGTCAGGCACTCCTGTGTCCCTGACTGACCTGAATCCTGAGTTACTGCAAGGCGACGTAATCATGATCGGTGAATGGCACACTCATGCCGGTATCCACCGTTTCCAGACAGATATGCTGAAACAATTATCGAGCGGAAAACGCCCCATTGCGCTTTCAATGGAACAATTCAGTCGCGATAAACAAAGCGTATTAGACGAGTATTTAGATGGCCAGATTGGTGAACAAACCTTCATCCAGCAAAGTAACGCCTGGCCAAACTATGAGAGTGACTATCGTCCCCTTGTCGAGTTTGCAAAGCGTGCAGATATTGCAGTAATCGCGGCTAACGCGCCGAGAAAAATTGTGCGCTGCATTGGCTTTAATGGTGTCGACTACCTAGATAAACTTGATAGCAAACAACGTGGTTTTGTCGCTGCAAACATCAATACCGATGACAGCCAGTACAAAGACAAGTTTATGGCTTCCATGCATCACGGCAAGCCAGAGCAAACAGAAAAACAATACGCCGCACAAATGACCTGGGACGAGACCATGGCCGAGTCCATTGTCGATTACCTCACTAAGCATCCGGGAACTCAAATGGTACATGTGGCTGGGAAGTTCCATATCGAGGGTGGACTAGGCACAGCTACATCGATTCTGAACCGCAACCCACGCTTAAACGTTGTTGTAATAACCCCTGTCACCGACATCACTTCAGACAGTTCGGATTATCAGCTTGAAGTGTTAGCGCCACCGGTTCGCTACGTGAAGGATAGCAATCGTATGAAAGCCTTTAGTCACCTGATAACGCGTAATACTGACCTTGAGTGTAAATAA
- a CDS encoding GlsB/YeaQ/YmgE family stress response membrane protein — MGIISWIILGLIAGALAKWLMPGNDGGGWIATMFLGIAGAFVGGFLGSFLGQGGATGINVGSIITATLGAFVILFVYNRFLK, encoded by the coding sequence ATGGGCATCATATCTTGGATAATCTTAGGTTTGATCGCAGGAGCATTAGCAAAGTGGTTAATGCCTGGCAATGACGGTGGTGGTTGGATTGCCACAATGTTTTTGGGGATTGCTGGTGCGTTTGTTGGTGGCTTTTTAGGAAGCTTTCTGGGGCAAGGTGGCGCTACGGGTATTAACGTCGGCAGTATTATTACGGCGACTTTAGGGGCATTTGTGATCTTGTTTGTCTATAACCGTTTTCTTAAGTGA
- a CDS encoding mechanosensitive ion channel family protein: protein MTFCFPQKNRLTPWVALLSLFIAMMNPFFVNAAEKTEAPVVSEAEASIDNLNIDIIDLTQSLAQTNGDERDALQLQLFQKNQQLRAQLATAIEKESIPHKKLVQLVKTQEKYTNDATAYLASKTKSVTEKLNAAKDEEKLSIINDYREIQHYLDVIFEASWQNLVWLERLGEQNKRAETKFKETVDKRIRLLSASVQYLSQQSEIIGGQLSSSPESEKASQQLSQMLVKHRLEIATESLRNLMSIGDKIGIETSEYKRQIFEVTGSITHDLLNSKVVWSIVSHWSNSAVDWLAGNAPQHLFQLFIFVLILVIARALAKITRKVMSKAVASKNLKLSHLMQDFFISMSGKFVWVIGIMVGLSQIGLNLAPILTGFGIAGVIIGFALQDTLSNFAAGMMLLIYRPFDVGDFVYAGGVDGKVSHMSLVNTTIRTFDNQIIIVPNSKIWGDVIKNVTHERIRRVDMVFGIGYADDLLKAESVLTDIITSHPAVLRTPEPNIKVHTLNTSSVDFIVRPWVKTDDYWDVYWDVTKEVKLRFDREGISIPFPQQDVHLHMVEKKDA, encoded by the coding sequence ATGACGTTTTGTTTCCCGCAGAAAAATCGCCTGACACCTTGGGTTGCGTTACTTTCTCTCTTCATCGCGATGATGAATCCTTTCTTTGTAAACGCGGCAGAGAAAACAGAAGCGCCTGTTGTATCGGAGGCCGAAGCATCCATCGATAATCTGAACATCGATATTATCGACTTAACGCAGAGCTTAGCTCAGACAAATGGTGACGAGCGTGATGCCCTCCAGTTGCAGCTTTTTCAGAAAAACCAACAACTACGCGCTCAGTTGGCGACTGCGATTGAAAAAGAATCTATCCCGCACAAAAAACTGGTTCAATTAGTTAAAACGCAAGAAAAATACACTAACGATGCGACAGCCTATCTGGCATCGAAAACGAAGTCAGTGACAGAGAAACTGAACGCGGCTAAGGATGAGGAAAAGCTGTCGATCATTAATGACTATCGTGAAATTCAGCACTATCTCGACGTGATTTTTGAGGCAAGTTGGCAAAACTTAGTTTGGTTAGAACGACTGGGTGAACAGAATAAGCGTGCTGAAACTAAATTTAAAGAAACGGTAGATAAGCGTATTCGCTTGCTTTCTGCATCCGTGCAGTACTTAAGTCAGCAGAGCGAAATCATTGGCGGACAGCTGTCTTCTAGCCCTGAATCGGAAAAAGCCTCGCAGCAATTGAGCCAGATGCTCGTTAAGCACAGGTTGGAGATTGCAACTGAGAGTCTGCGTAACTTGATGTCTATTGGTGACAAGATTGGCATCGAAACTTCTGAGTACAAGCGCCAAATATTTGAAGTCACTGGCAGCATTACTCACGATTTACTTAACAGCAAAGTTGTCTGGTCAATCGTCAGTCACTGGTCAAACTCTGCAGTGGACTGGTTAGCTGGAAATGCACCACAGCACCTATTTCAACTGTTTATTTTCGTATTAATTTTGGTTATTGCTCGCGCATTAGCGAAAATAACCCGCAAAGTGATGAGTAAAGCGGTTGCGTCTAAAAACTTAAAACTCTCCCACTTGATGCAGGATTTCTTTATTTCGATGTCCGGCAAGTTCGTATGGGTGATCGGTATTATGGTTGGTCTATCCCAGATTGGCCTGAACCTTGCGCCTATCCTGACGGGTTTCGGTATTGCCGGTGTAATCATTGGTTTCGCGTTGCAAGACACCTTGTCTAACTTTGCGGCAGGTATGATGCTTCTGATTTATCGTCCGTTTGATGTTGGCGACTTCGTTTATGCTGGTGGTGTGGATGGTAAAGTAAGCCATATGAGCTTGGTCAATACCACAATTCGCACCTTCGACAACCAGATCATTATTGTACCGAATAGCAAAATCTGGGGTGATGTGATTAAAAACGTAACCCATGAGCGCATTCGTCGTGTGGATATGGTTTTTGGTATTGGCTACGCGGATGACTTGTTGAAAGCGGAATCGGTGCTAACGGATATCATCACTTCTCACCCAGCCGTTCTGCGTACGCCTGAGCCAAATATTAAAGTGCATACGCTTAATACCTCGTCGGTGGACTTTATTGTTCGTCCTTGGGTGAAAACAGACGATTACTGGGACGTTTACTGGGATGTGACCAAGGAAGTGAAGCTTCGCTTTGACCGTGAAGGCATTTCTATTCCGTTCCCTCAACAGGATGTACATTTGCATATGGTTGAGAAGAAAGACGCTTAA
- the rlmA gene encoding 23S rRNA (guanine(745)-N(1))-methyltransferase → MNYQCPLCHQPLTLSVKTFKCENNHQFDMAKEGYVNLMPAHHKRSKDPGDNKEMMQARRRFLEGKYYDPMRQEVARLCTEYTKGTTHQLLDIGCGEGYYTDLVQKSLLAQDEQAATFGLDISKIAIRYAAKRYPDCHFSVASSHRLPVADQSLDAILRIYAPCKAEELKRVIKDNGVVITVTPAGRHLYQLRERIYQDVRLHDETPETIDGYELEQQHQLNYVMDLKDGDAFDLLQMTPFAWKATDELREELKSATLFQCEADFMLRVYRKSAH, encoded by the coding sequence ATGAACTATCAATGCCCTCTATGTCACCAACCTCTTACATTAAGCGTAAAAACGTTTAAGTGTGAAAATAACCATCAATTCGACATGGCAAAAGAAGGCTACGTGAACCTGATGCCGGCGCATCATAAACGTTCTAAAGATCCCGGCGATAACAAGGAAATGATGCAAGCGCGTCGTCGCTTTCTGGAAGGAAAGTATTACGATCCGATGCGTCAGGAAGTCGCCCGTCTTTGTACTGAGTACACCAAAGGAACGACTCACCAGCTGTTAGATATCGGCTGCGGTGAAGGCTACTACACCGATCTGGTACAAAAATCATTGCTAGCCCAAGATGAGCAAGCCGCCACGTTTGGTTTAGATATCTCTAAAATAGCCATTCGCTATGCAGCCAAACGCTACCCAGATTGTCATTTTAGTGTCGCATCAAGCCATAGACTTCCAGTCGCGGATCAATCTTTGGATGCAATCCTGCGAATCTATGCGCCATGTAAAGCAGAAGAGCTCAAGCGTGTAATCAAAGATAATGGTGTCGTGATTACCGTTACGCCAGCAGGCAGACATCTTTACCAGCTTCGTGAACGAATTTACCAAGACGTTCGTCTCCACGATGAAACCCCTGAAACCATCGATGGCTACGAACTCGAGCAGCAACACCAACTTAACTATGTGATGGACTTGAAAGACGGAGACGCATTTGACCTGCTGCAAATGACACCATTCGCCTGGAAAGCGACTGACGAACTCCGAGAAGAGCTAAAATCCGCTACACTTTTCCAATGTGAGGCCGATTTTATGTTGCGTGTCTATCGTAAATCCGCGCATTAA